The sequence GCTTTTACAAATTGTCCGTCAGCTCTTTTCGCACCTAATCTCTTAGATTCAGAGTCTCTACCGTTCTTTGTAGAACCAACTCCTTTTTTATGAGCGAAAAATTGAAGGTTTAATTTCATCATGGTCTTACACCTCCTCAAATGTTAAATCGATATATTTCTCGTAATTCTCGTCATCAGCCATCTCCTCTAAACCAAGAATCATAGCTTTCAACAACAGCGTCGTCTCTTTAGTAGGTCTTCCCGATATTCTATAATCGATTAAGCCCTGCTCATCATCAGATACAAGTGAGGCTTCATTCTGAGTAAAAATCTCAATTGCATTCACAGTATTGATTGTCAGCACAGAAACAGCTGCACAGACAACATCCTGACCATTCTCACTGTAACCTGCATGACCCAACGCCTTAAAACCAACACATTCATGTTTTTCGTTTTTATAAATGGTTACCCTAATCATTCCGACACCAGATTAAGCATTGATTTTTTCAATCTTAACAGCTGTGTACTGCTGTCTGTGACCGTTTTTCTTATGGTATCCAGTTTTTCTTTTATACTTGTAAACGATTACTTTTTTTGCTTTTCCGTCTCCAATTACAGAAGCTGTAACTGTAGCACCTTCTACTGTTGGATTTCCAACTTTTAATTCAGAATCGCTAACTGCAAGTACCTGGTCAAATGTAAAAGTTTCTCCAGCTTCTACACCAAGTTTTTCTACTTTAATGATATCGCCTTCGGCTACTTTGTACTGTTTACCACCTGTTGCTATAATTGCGTACATATGGCACCTCCTATTATCATTACTCGCCAATTACGGTGTCTGCATTGCAGAACTTGCAAACCTCATTGTGCGGCATACCGTTGTATTATAACATGTGACTTTATAGGCGTCAACTATTTTTTATACTATTTTAGACAGATTTTGTAAAAAGTTCAGCTAGTACCGTAATTCCATAGATTACAAATAAACCGATAAACAACTTTACAGGACTGAACTGTAAAAAATAGTAACTGATGAAAAAGATTCCTAATGCAATGCCGGCAGCGCCATTGATTCTGGCGTACATTTTTACATCTCTAATATCCTTTTTCCGAATCAAAGGCATATCTCCCTTTATGATTGCATACAAACCTATAAGTATACATATAACTGCTAAAATCAGAATACTTGTCATTTTTTCTCCTAATCCTTCAAAATATTGTTTTGAAAATTTTATTTTTCTTTATCGGAAACTACTAATTTGTCATAGAAATAACCGATAATATCTTTTCGCGTGATAATTCCGGAAAAATTTCCCTGATCATCAACTACAGGAACAAAATTCTGTTCCATTGCTTTTTCCATTAGGTCTTCCATTTTTGCTTCTGCTCGAACCGGTTTGTAGTCAAGGCGTCTTCCAACTTCCTGTATGGAAACCATCTCTGCAAGTTTTAAATTTAGATTGTGATTTCCTTTGAGCCACCAAAGTAAATCGCCTTCCGTAATGCTCCCAACATATTTCCCCTGTCTGTTGAGCATTGGGATACACGAATATCTGTGATATTCCATACGTTCCAGAACTTGTCTGACCGTATCGTCATCATAGATATGGGCAACCTCACTTTTAGGTTTTAAGAAAAACATGATATTCATATCATTCACCTTTCCAACTAGAGTTTTGCTGTCACAAAAATATCGTAAATTGCTTTAATCGCATTTTCGAAATCATGATTGCGCACACCAATTACAATATTCAATTCGCTGGAACCCTGATCAATCATCTTTACATTTACATTTGCATGCGCAAGTGCAGAGAAAATACGGCCTGCTGTACCTCTTGTAGCACGCATTCCCCGACCAACAACAGCAATCAATGCAAGATCTGATTCCAATTCGATGGAGTCTGGCTGTACTGCATGATGAATTCC comes from Coprococcus phoceensis and encodes:
- a CDS encoding ribosomal-processing cysteine protease Prp, which codes for MIRVTIYKNEKHECVGFKALGHAGYSENGQDVVCAAVSVLTINTVNAIEIFTQNEASLVSDDEQGLIDYRISGRPTKETTLLLKAMILGLEEMADDENYEKYIDLTFEEV
- the rplU gene encoding 50S ribosomal protein L21; the protein is MYAIIATGGKQYKVAEGDIIKVEKLGVEAGETFTFDQVLAVSDSELKVGNPTVEGATVTASVIGDGKAKKVIVYKYKRKTGYHKKNGHRQQYTAVKIEKINA
- a CDS encoding CBS domain-containing protein produces the protein MNIMFFLKPKSEVAHIYDDDTVRQVLERMEYHRYSCIPMLNRQGKYVGSITEGDLLWWLKGNHNLNLKLAEMVSIQEVGRRLDYKPVRAEAKMEDLMEKAMEQNFVPVVDDQGNFSGIITRKDIIGYFYDKLVVSDKEK